GATGTGCGGCTAAAAAGCAAGACTAtgatgaaggtggctgggttcgattcccggtccggtctaggaaattttcgagttgaaaattttctcgacttccctgggcataaaagtatcatcgtgttagcctcatgatatacgaatgcaaaaatggtaacttggcttagaaacctcgaaataactgtggaagtgctgaatgagcactaagctgcgagcCGATAATGCCCCAGTGGGAGATGcaatgccaattagaagaagacGGACTTACTAGATAAAAAGGATTTCAATCCCTAAGGTAATTTAGCATACAAATTGAGGTaggaattaaaattatttttaaaaaatcccaGCATGGTCTGATATGTGTTAAAATCACTTATTGGCTAGCCACCTTTTGGCAGTATCTTATTGTCCTCATTCACTGGAAATATCAGCGCGTTTCGTAGAGAGCATGCCACCCACAAGAGCCGTTTGCaacaaaaatgtatataatTTCTAAGTTTCTATTCAATCATTTATATACCGAGTGGCTATCAGCAATACTTCATGtccaaaaaaaaagagaaaatttTGCACCGATTCTTCTCTAATACTTAAACTTTTCAGCTTGCGTATCAAACTGTAAAACCGATGTattttttatcacaattatgaTTACGCGACTTTCTACTTAGATATGTGACTGTATTGGAGTGTTCATTTATCGGCAAGACAACGTTCTTGTCTTGATAACGATTACATATCTACCGAAGCAagaagaaattacttcaagactATATAAACACATTCGTTAGCTTACTTCCCATCAGAGGTATTCCCATTATTGGTAAATACCAGCTCTGCAGAGAAAATGAAGTGTTTCTTACTAGCCACAGCCATTCTATGTGTTCTGGGTGCGCAGGTAGGTCACAGTAGCGATTACAACCAATTCTAGTTATATCGAGTTCTATTAATTTACAGGCGGCCCCGGATCGTACAGCACGTATCTTCGGGGGAGAAATTGCTCATCATCAACCATATAACGCTTACATCCTTTATGTCAATGCTGCAAATGCAGGATTTTTCGGTGGTGGTACGATTATTTCTGATCGTCACATTATAACTTCTGCTCGAAACATTGAGGGGTAACTATGCAACATTTTACTATATGCAGTGAGTATTTTTTTAACCAGTTTGTTATTTATATTCAACAGATTCTCTCGATGGGATATAGGCGTGGGAAGTAATGTTTTTGCTCACCTCTCTATAATCTCCTCAACGAGAGCTATTCAGCATCCATCGTTCAATGCAGCAAATCGGGTAAACGATATAGGCATTATCGAGTTACCGAGTTCTCTTGTGTTCACAACCAGCGTAGCTCCAGTTGCTCTTCCGCCACTTTCTGCGGTCGATACAAATAATCTCCCTTATGAAAATGAGCAAGGGTCCATTGTTGGTTTTGGATTCACTACCGAACTTTGTAAGTATAACATGCTAATTGAACGCAAAACATTCTAAATATTAATTCGTTTATACCACGTCAGCAACGGGTCAAGCCAGCTTCCTGAAACGCGCCTTCCAACGGGTCGTTGCGAATACTCGATGCTCAATCACAAATCCACAGGCATTCTGTGCCGAAGACGCTGACAGAGCTACCAACATCTGTGTTGGCGATATTGGTGCAGGTTTTATCACAGAAGTACGTGGACAGCCGACGCTAACCGGAATTGCCTCGAACATTGTTGCAATGTGTAGTAACACAAACCCAACAGAGTACACCCGCGTCGAATCCCACAGATCTTGGATCAACAATCACACACAGGTCTGATGTACTGCGGAAAATacgcgaataaatttttgcccACGAAAAAAGTTGTCATTTACGTTAGAAATTATAGTCATCGAACAACCTGACGCCTTTTTCGCATTTCACCCGGAAATAACGGCTTTGACAGGATTCGACCTTTTATTGTCAAGAAGTTGTTAAAACCTACTTAGCTTAAATTTGACCTGAAGAATCTTGGTAAAAGTGGTACACTGGGAAAAGTGGAATAGGAAAAATCGAttgtgcatgtttgaattagtgtgattgtgtgatcgaattgaaagaggaaatGATATTCATAGATATAATACTAGACACGCGGATAATGTGAGAACACCCTATTTTCTGAATGgcgcttcacaaaattctttgtttttaaaggtatcaatgTTTTTAATTCGATGCCTTCACACATCGAACGTGCAGTCACACTAACGCAGTTTAAGAGACAATGCATTTCACACGTAAAGCTGCCTTTTGAACAGCTACCTGGCAATTTTTACCCGTTAACAAAtatatcttgacgaagtttttaCAACGGATGATTTATTATGGAcaagttttttattttt
The nucleotide sequence above comes from Armigeres subalbatus isolate Guangzhou_Male chromosome 3, GZ_Asu_2, whole genome shotgun sequence. Encoded proteins:
- the LOC134228025 gene encoding vitamin K-dependent protein C-like produces the protein MKCFLLATAILCVLGAQAAPDRTARIFGGEIAHHQPYNAYILYVNAANAGFFGGGTIISDRHIITSARNIEGFSRWDIGVGSNVFAHLSIISSTRAIQHPSFNAANRVNDIGIIELPSSLVFTTSVAPVALPPLSAVDTNNLPYENEQGSIVGFGFTTELSTGQASFLKRAFQRVVANTRCSITNPQAFCAEDADRATNICVGDIGAGFITEVRGQPTLTGIASNIVAMCSNTNPTEYTRVESHRSWINNHTQV